One window of the Candidatus Microbacterium colombiense genome contains the following:
- a CDS encoding SDR family oxidoreductase: MTESPRRILVTGGASGLGRGIASAFRAERAEVFIGDVDADAAAAVAAEIGATALALDIGDEASVLAAAEHLTATGGLDVLVNNAGIVAGGGTLQEVPVDVVDAALRVNVRGTFLMLRVFGAMLATAGRGAIVNISSIGARQPTPGLGHYEATKAAVDALTRTAAIELAPSGVRVNAVAPGPVLTPLTAAFASDPQARAAWESRIPLGTIAEVDQITPLVLFLASDAASHITGVSVAVDGGQLLV; the protein is encoded by the coding sequence ATGACCGAATCCCCCCGCCGCATCCTGGTCACCGGAGGCGCCTCCGGGCTCGGTCGCGGCATCGCGTCCGCCTTCCGCGCGGAGAGAGCCGAGGTCTTCATCGGCGATGTGGACGCGGATGCCGCCGCCGCCGTCGCCGCCGAGATCGGGGCCACCGCGCTCGCACTCGACATCGGCGACGAAGCATCCGTCCTCGCCGCGGCCGAGCACCTCACAGCCACCGGGGGACTCGACGTGCTGGTCAACAACGCCGGCATCGTCGCGGGCGGCGGCACGCTGCAGGAGGTCCCGGTCGACGTCGTCGATGCGGCCCTCCGGGTCAACGTCCGCGGCACGTTCCTGATGCTCCGTGTGTTCGGCGCGATGCTCGCGACGGCCGGCCGCGGCGCGATCGTGAACATCTCCTCGATCGGCGCCCGACAGCCGACCCCGGGCCTCGGCCACTACGAGGCCACCAAGGCCGCGGTCGACGCGCTCACGCGCACCGCCGCGATCGAGCTCGCCCCGTCCGGAGTGCGCGTGAACGCGGTGGCCCCCGGCCCCGTGCTCACGCCGCTGACCGCTGCGTTCGCCTCGGATCCGCAGGCGCGCGCCGCCTGGGAGTCGCGCATTCCGCTGGGCACGATCGCCGAGGTCGACCAGATCACCCCGCTCGTACTCTTCCTCGCGAGCGACGCCGCCAGCCACATCACCGGAGTCTCCGTCGCCGTCGACGGCGGACAGCTCCTGGTCTGA
- a CDS encoding aldo/keto reductase: MPESTYPASALVSGGATVPPLALGSWNTWDRIAPDEAVAVIRRAVERDAGFFDVAYYNMGPHAENSRTDILFGEALRVSGVARSEIVLCGKLWLWDWPNQGFRAQLVESLQRAGLDGFDTLVVGDYLDAPDMPRLVADVNALIDEGLVGSWGINNWRIAQTREALAEAEAQGVTGPVFAQLKYGIARRSMAEGDAYGPLFADGTLTLQASDVFEGGILATGRSPQRKIGADVGGIRERIAAIYPEVERVAGEFGVTAAALGIAFCLSNPATANVLFGASRLEQLEQNHAALALARDHGDEVRAALAECWVDREVRADGVW, from the coding sequence ATGCCCGAATCGACATACCCCGCCAGCGCCCTGGTCTCCGGGGGAGCGACGGTGCCTCCACTGGCGCTCGGATCCTGGAACACGTGGGACCGGATTGCGCCCGACGAGGCGGTCGCCGTGATCCGCCGTGCCGTGGAGCGCGACGCCGGGTTCTTCGATGTCGCCTACTACAACATGGGTCCGCACGCCGAGAACTCGCGGACCGACATCCTGTTCGGCGAAGCCCTTCGCGTGAGCGGAGTCGCCCGCTCCGAGATCGTGCTGTGCGGAAAGCTGTGGCTGTGGGACTGGCCGAACCAGGGTTTCCGCGCGCAGCTGGTCGAGTCGCTGCAGCGTGCGGGCCTCGACGGGTTCGACACGCTGGTGGTGGGGGACTACCTCGACGCGCCGGACATGCCACGCCTCGTGGCCGACGTGAACGCGCTGATCGACGAGGGGCTGGTCGGATCCTGGGGGATCAACAACTGGCGGATCGCGCAGACGCGGGAGGCTCTGGCGGAGGCCGAGGCGCAGGGTGTCACCGGGCCCGTCTTCGCGCAACTGAAGTACGGCATCGCCCGTCGCTCGATGGCGGAGGGCGACGCGTACGGCCCCCTGTTCGCCGACGGGACGCTGACCCTGCAGGCCTCTGATGTGTTCGAAGGGGGAATCCTCGCCACGGGGCGCTCGCCGCAGCGCAAGATCGGCGCCGACGTCGGCGGGATCCGTGAGCGGATCGCCGCGATCTACCCCGAGGTCGAGCGGGTCGCGGGGGAGTTCGGCGTCACGGCTGCCGCGCTCGGGATCGCATTCTGCCTGTCGAATCCGGCGACCGCGAACGTGCTGTTCGGTGCGTCACGCCTCGAGCAGCTGGAGCAGAACCACGCGGCACTCGCGTTGGCGCGCGATCACGGTGACGAGGTCAGGGCTGCGCTCGCCGAGTGCTGGGTCGACCGCGAGGTGCGCGCCGACGGGGTGTGGTGA
- a CDS encoding DUF4259 domain-containing protein, with translation MGTWGPGNFDDDTVADGLSEITDGLIAKIAEVFADEDDDTELQPDEWGGSMAPAWLELLTDIGSAGRVGATFPSRSTLESWRDRYVRVWDEYIDELDPDEDYRIDRRQVIVSTFERAVALAVEREA, from the coding sequence ATGGGCACGTGGGGACCGGGCAACTTCGACGACGACACCGTCGCGGACGGACTGAGCGAGATCACGGACGGTCTCATCGCGAAGATCGCGGAGGTGTTCGCCGATGAGGACGACGACACCGAGCTGCAGCCCGACGAGTGGGGAGGGTCGATGGCGCCCGCCTGGCTGGAGCTCCTCACCGATATCGGATCCGCCGGACGGGTGGGGGCGACGTTCCCGTCGCGCAGCACGCTCGAGTCCTGGCGAGACCGGTATGTGCGCGTGTGGGACGAGTACATCGACGAACTCGACCCCGATGAGGACTACCGCATCGACCGGCGTCAGGTCATCGTCTCGACCTTCGAACGCGCGGTGGCGCTCGCCGTCGAACGCGAGGCGTAG
- a CDS encoding multidrug efflux SMR transporter, producing the protein MTWLLLALAIASEVTATLSLRASEGFRRKRWIPVIVVGYLAAFTLLGTILAMGMPVGVAYGIWAAAGVAVTAILGRVIFKDHFSALMAVGVALIAVGVAMIEFGGAH; encoded by the coding sequence GTGACCTGGCTGCTGCTCGCCCTCGCGATCGCCAGCGAGGTCACCGCGACGCTGAGCCTGCGCGCCTCGGAAGGCTTCCGCCGCAAGCGCTGGATTCCGGTGATCGTGGTCGGCTACCTCGCCGCGTTCACTCTGCTCGGCACGATCCTCGCGATGGGGATGCCGGTGGGCGTCGCCTACGGCATCTGGGCGGCTGCTGGAGTCGCCGTGACTGCGATCCTCGGGCGGGTGATCTTCAAGGATCACTTCTCGGCGCTGATGGCAGTCGGCGTGGCCCTCATCGCGGTCGGCGTCGCGATGATCGAGTTCGGGGGCGCGCACTGA
- a CDS encoding multidrug efflux SMR transporter encodes MTDHPRRSAWPPLLIAIALEVTATLSLRAAEGFTHPLWLILVVIGYSGSLWLLSIVLDRGMAVGVAYGIWSAIGVVLTAVLGTVLFGELLGPVQIIGVGVIVIGVLLVELGSHTRETTAVTTTEATS; translated from the coding sequence ATGACAGACCACCCCCGCCGCTCGGCGTGGCCACCGCTCCTGATCGCCATCGCCCTGGAGGTCACTGCCACGCTCTCGCTACGCGCTGCCGAGGGCTTCACGCACCCGCTGTGGCTGATCCTCGTGGTGATCGGATACAGCGGTTCCCTGTGGTTGCTCTCGATCGTCCTCGACAGGGGCATGGCGGTGGGCGTCGCGTACGGCATCTGGTCGGCGATCGGCGTCGTCCTCACCGCGGTGCTGGGCACCGTGCTGTTCGGCGAGCTGCTCGGGCCCGTGCAGATCATCGGCGTCGGAGTGATCGTGATCGGGGTACTCCTGGTCGAGCTCGGCTCTCACACCCGCGAAACGACCGCCGTGACGACGACGGAGGCCACATCGTGA